From a region of the Bacteroidales bacterium genome:
- a CDS encoding S8 family serine peptidase, translated as MKKHSFFIAFLLFLSSVIVAQPKVEQELQQLIMQRCDDMISINIVFKSQIDRKGLKSKTLLIKNTEIKKDVVINELKNHSQKSQTNILELLKSEEKINRVANISCHWLSNSICCDAKREVIEALSFIDEIDIIGLNKEVTLICDNLEDESLAETLANNTNATPHVLQINADDVWALGYTGKNVVVAVLDSGTNFDHYDLSDHLWSGYADCDGDGIADDIIHGWNFASKDIGGNSNIKDDFGHGTHCAGIVCGDGTSGNTTGIAPDASLMTLKIVNRSGGGTPEQMIKGVEFAVENGADILSMSLGFKNSQIGDAAKTSLRKTFENVLEAGVIVCAAAGNDGNSIGVPNNIDIPASCPPPYIHEDQMENSGGISSIVCVGAVYSNDEYASFSSQGPSTWQGSEWDDYAYNENNIGLIRPDIVAPGNMIYSLKHDTNNKYKFNSGTSQATPCVAGVMALMLEKNPNLTPAEICEIIENTAVKLGDKKNNLTGSGRIDALNAINGIESSIEKPFVKLTGFSPTKANQGALDICLTLRNFGKGNSGESTTTILTTNDNYVSINDDTKSLGIINSNEEKEITFSLNIDSATPNGHNLLLKLTTTDGELVWNDELVIKIDAEPKIVFNSKSIETIEAGEDVWFDVELINNGTVATTDKSSVTLSSTSPYVSFIKKSDEINTLSVGGKESVSFGVNIDKSITDNSTVNFDIYTTPNNFSQVKDIIYEFETEKNDYGYYDEGFCGWTTFDASNDDRDHPWWHSSNYVSHYVENIGEVYSGKGCLISEAYCMIAMIEYSVPIDNYLVSPKIRATKDSKFKFKVRTDNIFYNGQHFGVAISETGNNSADSFTTIKEWIINDVSGTEWQEYSIDLSEYEGKDIYVAIRNFFTEEEWTLLNNGYDLHLLLVDDAMFESVIDVSDNVKYNNYSYFSVKVKSDPIPAPSNIVATAIDEKSIKLSWDAVANVQSYNIYNSDCELITTVNGITQFTDTNLRPNTEYWYKISSVYNGSESELSEWVSATTNKADYNIAIKSVVYNEAMEVGDNEIEITFVNDGKYNQQARSTITLSTEDEYLTIVTNNINLNALDVNEEATKIFTISLNEIPPFGYKVNINANITQKFDPFLSWDCPFSITPNTTIGIEESKNNEETLFAIVNGEVLTINGIEGNAHIWIYDVSGMCIHNSTSNNSSLSVNIGKYNKGIYIVRVKDNSGVKVQKVYFK; from the coding sequence ATGAAAAAACACTCCTTTTTTATAGCATTTTTGCTATTTTTATCTTCTGTTATTGTAGCCCAACCCAAAGTTGAGCAAGAACTTCAACAATTAATAATGCAACGTTGCGATGATATGATAAGCATTAATATTGTTTTCAAATCGCAAATAGACAGAAAGGGACTAAAATCAAAAACCCTGCTCATTAAAAATACTGAAATAAAAAAGGATGTTGTTATTAATGAACTTAAAAATCATTCACAAAAGTCTCAAACAAATATTCTTGAACTTTTAAAAAGCGAAGAGAAGATAAACCGCGTGGCTAATATCAGTTGCCACTGGCTTTCTAACTCAATATGCTGCGATGCAAAGAGGGAGGTTATTGAGGCTCTTTCTTTTATTGATGAGATTGACATTATAGGATTAAACAAAGAAGTTACGCTTATTTGCGACAATTTGGAAGATGAGAGTTTGGCAGAGACTCTTGCTAATAATACAAATGCTACACCTCACGTTCTTCAGATTAATGCCGATGATGTATGGGCATTAGGTTATACCGGAAAGAATGTTGTTGTTGCCGTTCTGGACTCAGGAACAAACTTTGACCATTACGACCTAAGCGACCACCTATGGAGCGGATATGCTGATTGCGATGGTGATGGTATTGCTGACGATATTATTCACGGATGGAACTTTGCTTCTAAAGATATTGGAGGTAATAGCAACATTAAAGATGACTTTGGACATGGCACACACTGTGCAGGTATTGTTTGTGGAGATGGAACATCGGGAAACACAACAGGTATTGCACCTGACGCATCACTGATGACCTTAAAAATTGTAAACAGAAGTGGAGGCGGAACTCCCGAACAGATGATTAAGGGTGTTGAGTTTGCCGTTGAGAATGGCGCTGACATATTGAGTATGTCGTTAGGTTTTAAGAATAGTCAGATTGGCGATGCTGCTAAAACATCACTTCGAAAAACATTTGAGAATGTACTTGAGGCCGGTGTTATTGTTTGTGCTGCAGCAGGTAATGACGGCAATAGTATAGGTGTCCCCAATAATATTGACATTCCGGCAAGTTGTCCTCCTCCATATATTCACGAAGACCAAATGGAGAATAGTGGCGGAATCTCGAGTATTGTTTGCGTTGGTGCTGTTTACAGCAATGACGAGTATGCATCTTTCTCTTCTCAAGGTCCATCAACATGGCAAGGCAGTGAATGGGACGACTATGCTTACAATGAAAACAATATTGGTCTTATACGCCCCGACATAGTTGCTCCCGGAAATATGATTTACTCGCTTAAACACGATACAAACAACAAATATAAATTTAACTCAGGCACATCGCAGGCTACTCCATGCGTTGCAGGTGTTATGGCTCTTATGTTAGAGAAAAATCCCAACTTAACGCCTGCCGAGATTTGCGAAATAATTGAGAATACAGCTGTTAAATTAGGAGACAAGAAAAATAACCTTACTGGTTCCGGACGTATTGATGCTTTAAATGCTATTAATGGCATTGAGAGTTCTATTGAAAAACCTTTCGTTAAATTAACCGGGTTTTCTCCCACCAAGGCAAATCAAGGCGCATTAGACATTTGTTTGACTCTTAGAAACTTTGGCAAGGGTAATAGTGGCGAGAGTACAACTACAATTCTCACAACCAACGACAACTACGTTTCTATTAATGATGACACTAAAAGTTTGGGCATAATAAACAGCAATGAGGAGAAAGAGATTACTTTCTCATTAAATATTGATTCTGCCACTCCTAATGGTCATAATCTGCTCTTAAAACTAACTACCACCGATGGAGAACTTGTTTGGAATGACGAACTTGTTATAAAGATTGATGCTGAGCCTAAGATTGTTTTCAACTCAAAATCCATTGAGACTATTGAGGCTGGAGAAGATGTTTGGTTTGACGTAGAGTTGATTAATAACGGAACTGTTGCTACTACCGATAAGTCTTCGGTTACACTAAGTTCTACTTCGCCATACGTTAGTTTCATTAAAAAAAGTGATGAGATTAACACTTTAAGCGTAGGAGGCAAAGAGAGTGTAAGTTTTGGCGTTAATATAGATAAATCTATTACTGACAACTCAACAGTAAATTTTGATATTTATACTACCCCTAATAACTTCAGTCAAGTTAAAGATATTATCTATGAATTTGAAACAGAAAAGAATGACTATGGCTATTATGACGAAGGTTTCTGTGGCTGGACTACTTTTGATGCAAGTAATGACGACAGAGACCATCCATGGTGGCACTCATCAAATTATGTTAGCCATTATGTTGAAAACATAGGTGAAGTTTATTCGGGCAAAGGTTGTTTGATAAGCGAAGCATATTGTATGATAGCAATGATTGAATATAGCGTTCCTATTGACAACTATTTAGTATCGCCAAAAATAAGAGCCACCAAAGATAGTAAATTTAAATTCAAAGTAAGAACTGACAATATTTTCTATAATGGTCAGCATTTTGGGGTTGCTATTTCAGAGACAGGAAACAACTCTGCCGACTCCTTTACCACTATTAAGGAGTGGATCATTAACGACGTAAGTGGCACAGAGTGGCAAGAATACTCTATTGATTTAAGCGAGTATGAAGGCAAGGATATTTATGTTGCTATCAGAAACTTCTTTACCGAAGAAGAGTGGACTCTCCTTAATAACGGATATGATCTCCATCTTTTACTTGTTGATGATGCAATGTTTGAAAGTGTTATTGATGTTTCAGATAACGTTAAATACAACAATTACAGCTACTTCTCAGTTAAGGTAAAATCTGATCCTATCCCTGCTCCCTCAAATATTGTGGCTACGGCTATTGATGAGAAGAGCATCAAACTCTCTTGGGATGCAGTTGCAAATGTTCAAAGCTACAACATATATAACAGCGATTGCGAACTTATAACTACTGTTAATGGAATAACTCAATTTACAGATACAAATCTTAGACCTAATACAGAATATTGGTATAAGATTAGTTCGGTTTATAATGGTAGCGAATCGGAGTTATCAGAGTGGGTTTCTGCCACAACAAACAAAGCCGACTACAATATTGCCATAAAATCGGTTGTATATAACGAAGCAATGGAAGTTGGAGATAACGAGATAGAGATTACATTTGTTAATGATGGTAAATATAACCAACAAGCAAGAAGCACTATTACTCTTTCAACAGAAGATGAATATTTGACAATCGTAACAAACAATATTAATCTTAATGCTTTGGATGTTAATGAAGAGGCAACTAAGATATTTACTATATCATTAAACGAAATTCCACCTTTTGGTTATAAGGTTAATATAAATGCCAATATTACACAAAAGTTTGACCCGTTCCTATCTTGGGATTGTCCTTTCTCTATAACACCTAACACAACTATTGGAATTGAGGAGAGCAAAAATAATGAAGAGACTCTATTTGCCATTGTTAATGGCGAGGTATTGACAATTAATGGCATAGAGGGTAATGCACATATATGGATTTATGATGTTTCGGGTATGTGTATTCACAACTCTACCAGCAATAACAGTTCTTTGTCTGTAAACATTGGCAAATACAATAAAGGTATATACATTGTAAGAGTTAAAGATAATAGTGGTGTAAAAGTGCAAAAAGTTTACTTTAAATAG
- a CDS encoding winged helix-turn-helix domain-containing protein, producing MKALTFSIGENAGKLWHVLEANTEMNVTQLKEKTGLKTADLYAAIGWLAREGKIYCREEKSTLYFSNKFIEGFFVFG from the coding sequence ATGAAAGCATTAACATTTTCAATTGGTGAGAATGCAGGAAAACTTTGGCACGTTTTAGAGGCTAATACTGAAATGAATGTAACTCAATTAAAAGAGAAAACAGGTCTTAAAACAGCAGATTTGTATGCTGCAATAGGATGGTTGGCTCGTGAAGGTAAAATATATTGTCGCGAGGAGAAATCAACACTATATTTCAGCAACAAATTTATTGAAGGATTCTTCGTATTCGGATAA
- a CDS encoding porin family protein, whose translation MKNINKIIISALLLVSLLYVPQTTKAQITNSGYLDIDWQFNIPINTNFADKAAGWGMSLDGGYYLTDNVGIGAFMTYSTNNQYIERQTLMLSETSALTTDQQHSIFQLPFGVSLRYRFIPDAIVKPYLAVKLGPEFSKVSSYYNSFTSRDKSWGFYVCPEVGTTIYFTSSQKVGLHVALYYSYATNKSEVLTYSVKGLNNAGFRLGLSF comes from the coding sequence ATGAAAAACATAAATAAAATAATAATATCGGCATTACTGTTAGTGTCATTGCTATATGTTCCGCAAACAACAAAAGCGCAAATAACCAATAGTGGTTATCTTGATATAGATTGGCAGTTTAATATTCCAATAAACACAAACTTTGCCGACAAAGCAGCCGGTTGGGGAATGTCGTTAGACGGAGGATACTATCTGACTGACAATGTGGGAATAGGAGCCTTTATGACATATAGTACAAATAATCAATATATTGAGAGGCAAACTCTGATGTTGTCCGAAACATCGGCACTTACAACCGATCAACAACACTCAATTTTTCAACTTCCATTTGGTGTGTCACTGCGTTATCGTTTTATCCCCGATGCAATAGTGAAGCCCTATTTGGCAGTAAAATTAGGACCCGAATTTTCAAAAGTGTCATCGTACTATAACTCATTTACATCACGAGATAAGAGTTGGGGATTTTATGTGTGTCCTGAAGTTGGAACAACCATCTATTTTACTTCAAGTCAAAAAGTGGGATTGCATGTTGCTCTCTATTATAGCTATGCAACAAACAAATCAGAAGTTTTGACATATAGTGTAAAAGGGTTAAACAATGCAGGATTTAGATTAGGATTATCGTTCTAA
- a CDS encoding DUF4136 domain-containing protein — MKRLTTLLMMMVVFFSLTITSCQKDPDFDELSTEFVTYTDYDKSVNFSSFSTFYISDTIKVLSGKVENWYDENAQTLINTFANNMKDRGYVQLSKADRESADLGIQLSYVENSYYFTDYYSPYYWYDWWWGYNYWPGWGPMYPYPAYAVTYRYDIGSLLGEMIWINKEKEKLHQIWSMCVGGTMSGSTRSDINNAKRGINQAFTQSPYIKK; from the coding sequence ATGAAAAGATTAACAACCCTACTAATGATGATGGTCGTGTTTTTCTCTCTAACAATCACCTCTTGTCAGAAAGATCCCGACTTTGATGAGCTCTCAACAGAGTTTGTGACCTACACCGATTACGATAAGTCGGTCAATTTCTCATCGTTTTCAACCTTTTACATATCTGATACAATAAAGGTTTTGTCGGGAAAGGTTGAGAATTGGTATGATGAGAATGCTCAAACATTAATAAATACATTTGCCAATAATATGAAGGACAGGGGATATGTACAGTTGAGCAAAGCCGACAGAGAGAGTGCCGATTTAGGAATCCAATTAAGTTATGTTGAAAACTCATACTATTTTACCGATTACTATTCGCCCTATTATTGGTACGATTGGTGGTGGGGATATAACTATTGGCCGGGATGGGGTCCAATGTATCCATATCCTGCATACGCAGTAACATATCGTTACGATATAGGTTCGTTATTGGGCGAAATGATTTGGATAAATAAGGAGAAAGAGAAACTTCACCAAATATGGAGTATGTGCGTAGGAGGAACAATGAGTGGTTCAACCCGTTCTGATATAAACAATGCAAAACGTGGAATAAACCAAGCATTTACCCAATCTCCCTATATTAAAAAGTAG
- a CDS encoding 2-C-methyl-D-erythritol 4-phosphate cytidylyltransferase, with product MKRCVVIVAGGKGTRFGSDIPKQFLLLNNKPVLMRTIEAFYRSDNSFEIVVVIPEGHFSLWQELCKKYNFTTPHKLVKGGTSRWESVKNGLTEIDNNSIVGIHDGVRPLISKQLIDRLYSNAETFSAVIPAIKVTDSLRVVNEADGKSHSVNREAYRAIQTPQVFKSNIIKKAYELPFEECFTDDASVVERYGTQISIIEGEDSNIKITSAKDLSIAELLANHVGIF from the coding sequence ATGAAGAGGTGTGTTGTTATTGTCGCAGGAGGCAAAGGCACTCGTTTTGGAAGTGATATTCCAAAACAGTTTTTGCTTTTGAATAACAAACCCGTCTTAATGCGTACTATTGAAGCCTTCTACCGTAGCGATAACTCCTTTGAAATTGTGGTTGTTATTCCCGAAGGACACTTCTCTCTTTGGCAAGAATTATGCAAAAAATATAACTTCACAACTCCCCACAAGCTTGTCAAGGGTGGTACTTCGCGTTGGGAATCGGTAAAAAATGGTTTGACCGAGATTGACAACAACTCTATTGTTGGCATCCATGACGGTGTACGTCCGTTAATTTCCAAGCAACTTATTGATAGATTATACTCAAATGCAGAGACTTTCTCCGCTGTTATCCCCGCCATTAAAGTAACAGACTCTTTAAGAGTTGTGAACGAAGCGGATGGTAAAAGTCACTCTGTTAACAGAGAAGCTTATAGAGCAATACAAACTCCTCAAGTTTTTAAAAGTAATATTATTAAGAAGGCATACGAGTTACCCTTTGAGGAGTGCTTCACAGATGATGCTTCGGTTGTTGAGAGATATGGCACGCAAATTAGCATTATAGAGGGAGAAGATAGTAACATTAAAATCACTTCGGCAAAGGATTTATCTATTGCCGAGTTATTAGCAAACCATGTCGGAATTTTCTAA
- a CDS encoding WG repeat-containing protein, which yields MNQKRFSLLVLFSLVIAFVSEASTVEKSVNARYGFSQFDDYKDGYFKVWNNLKWGVCDADGNEITAPAYDAIWDFNNGFAVVNMGAKWVKTGTPKGVSDTEKERNFEKIWVYDNSTTSAFVYEPTMQQIYKLRGGKYGLIDEKGEEVVPPIYDEIIFTSEFGILKVKMNNKFGYINYKGENVTDIKYDDASDFCDGMAIVNIGGTPNKRGVISGGKKGYINTLGNEVVKVKYDNATPFSDGVATISEGTSWYVINKSGKKVSNSAFEQLGAFAQGRAPYKEFSKYGYIDNTGKKITEAHYDYAMPFSDGIARVKHGWSWGYINIDCNTVTYFEFQEAGDFKDDIAKVKKNGKWGYIDKTGKEVIPAKYTVISEFDENNIAKIKDGLKWGLINKNGSVIVAPKYQQIESFIGDYARVSINDKFGFIDKTGKEIIACNFDDTQEIENGLVKVNSMGMWGYVNTNGEEIVPCMYVNLGKPDSELRTPVKLNVKWGYIDAYGMDIAPAKYDTIGNFVDSLAIAKFTGKWGYINKSGETKIAFKYNEVSEFCNGMAKVKYGGKYGYIDCEGNEVIPFEYQNIYAFNDKLIEVNIVNSYNGDDAVTVDVFEILCFDEEIFIFKKDGKWGAMDKNQNIVVENKYNSIKDVKKNLYK from the coding sequence ATGAACCAAAAAAGATTTTCCCTATTAGTATTGTTTTCGCTTGTAATTGCATTTGTATCGGAGGCATCAACAGTAGAAAAATCCGTAAACGCAAGATATGGATTTTCTCAATTTGATGACTACAAAGATGGCTATTTCAAAGTTTGGAATAATTTGAAATGGGGCGTTTGCGATGCTGACGGCAACGAAATTACAGCTCCTGCATACGATGCTATATGGGACTTTAACAATGGTTTTGCTGTTGTTAATATGGGAGCAAAGTGGGTTAAGACCGGCACTCCAAAAGGTGTGAGCGACACAGAAAAAGAGAGAAATTTTGAGAAGATTTGGGTATATGATAATAGTACAACATCCGCATTTGTATATGAGCCAACTATGCAACAAATCTATAAACTTAGAGGAGGCAAATATGGTCTTATAGATGAGAAAGGCGAAGAGGTTGTTCCACCTATCTACGATGAAATCATCTTTACTTCGGAGTTTGGGATTCTTAAAGTTAAGATGAATAATAAATTTGGTTATATTAATTACAAAGGAGAAAATGTAACCGATATTAAATACGATGATGCATCGGATTTTTGCGATGGAATGGCAATTGTCAATATTGGAGGAACACCAAATAAAAGAGGTGTTATCTCTGGCGGAAAAAAGGGTTATATCAACACCTTAGGCAATGAAGTTGTCAAGGTAAAATATGACAATGCTACTCCTTTTAGCGATGGTGTTGCCACAATATCAGAGGGAACTTCGTGGTACGTTATTAATAAAAGCGGTAAGAAAGTATCGAATAGTGCTTTTGAGCAATTAGGAGCTTTTGCTCAAGGTAGAGCCCCATACAAAGAGTTTAGCAAATACGGATATATCGATAACACCGGCAAGAAGATTACAGAGGCTCATTACGATTATGCTATGCCTTTTAGTGATGGTATTGCAAGAGTTAAACATGGATGGTCGTGGGGTTACATTAACATTGATTGCAACACTGTAACCTATTTTGAATTCCAAGAGGCCGGAGACTTTAAGGATGATATTGCAAAAGTTAAAAAGAATGGCAAATGGGGATATATCGACAAAACCGGTAAAGAGGTTATTCCTGCAAAATATACTGTAATATCTGAGTTTGACGAAAATAACATTGCCAAAATCAAAGATGGTTTGAAATGGGGATTGATTAATAAAAATGGTTCTGTAATTGTTGCCCCAAAATACCAACAAATTGAGTCGTTTATTGGCGACTATGCAAGAGTTAGCATAAATGACAAGTTTGGTTTTATCGACAAAACCGGTAAAGAGATTATTGCTTGTAACTTTGATGATACCCAAGAGATTGAAAATGGTTTGGTTAAAGTCAACTCTATGGGTATGTGGGGATATGTAAACACTAATGGAGAGGAGATTGTTCCTTGTATGTATGTTAACTTGGGTAAACCCGATAGTGAGTTAAGAACTCCTGTTAAACTTAATGTTAAATGGGGTTACATTGACGCATACGGAATGGATATTGCTCCTGCCAAATACGATACTATCGGTAATTTTGTTGATAGTTTGGCCATTGCTAAATTTACAGGCAAGTGGGGCTACATTAACAAAAGCGGAGAAACAAAGATTGCTTTCAAATATAATGAAGTATCGGAGTTCTGCAATGGTATGGCAAAAGTCAAATATGGCGGTAAATATGGATACATTGATTGCGAAGGCAACGAGGTTATTCCTTTTGAATACCAGAATATTTACGCTTTTAACGATAAACTGATTGAGGTTAATATTGTTAACTCATACAACGGCGATGATGCTGTAACAGTTGATGTTTTTGAAATTTTGTGTTTTGACGAAGAGATATTCATCTTTAAGAAAGATGGAAAATGGGGAGCTATGGATAAAAACCAAAATATTGTTGTTGAAAACAAATACAATAGTATTAAAGACGTTAAAAAGAATCTGTATAAATAG
- the trxA gene encoding thioredoxin, which yields MSLSAKEITQATDETFASEIKEGYVLVDFWATWCPPCRALAPIFADLSQEFAGEVKFVKLDVDRAPKTAALYGIRSIPTLILFKDGKQVQKWIGGRSKEDLRILIKGAISKMTVK from the coding sequence ATGTCACTATCAGCCAAGGAGATAACACAAGCAACAGATGAAACGTTTGCCAGCGAGATAAAAGAGGGATATGTATTGGTAGATTTTTGGGCAACATGGTGTCCTCCATGTAGAGCATTGGCTCCAATCTTTGCTGATCTATCACAAGAGTTTGCCGGGGAGGTGAAGTTTGTGAAATTAGATGTGGATAGGGCTCCTAAAACCGCCGCTCTATATGGAATAAGATCTATTCCAACACTAATCCTTTTCAAGGATGGTAAACAAGTTCAAAAATGGATAGGGGGTAGAAGTAAAGAAGATTTAAGAATACTTATAAAGGGAGCAATAAGTAAGATGACTGTAAAATAA
- the recG gene encoding ATP-dependent DNA helicase RecG, producing the protein MSEFSKIDIKFLAGVGPKRAEILKKEIGVATYEDLLYYFPYKYIDRSKVFKINEIDGNFPYIQIEGEIISYEEVGTGRAKRLSATFSDGTGTIELVWFKGTKYIKESYRLGTKYTVFGKPAQYGSKISIAHPEIDKVDPVTERKHSLQGYYSTTEEMKKKFINSKVISKLVESIFKSLKVPIFETISIDVAKECNLVNINDALRNIHFPKSNEDLQKASFRLKFEELFYIQLNILRYMKLRERSLNGFKFKRIGDNVNNFYKYCLPFELTNAQKRVIKEIRYDMGSGKQMNRLLQGDVGSGKTLVAIMSMLIAADNDFQACIMAPTEILATQHYENIKRLLSGLNINIALLTGSTKKSERDAIDKGLKDGTINFIVGTHALIEDNVIFKNLGLVIVDEQHRFGVVQRSKLWKKNNQPPHILVMTATPIPRTLAMTLYGDLDVSVIDELPPGRKPISTILRFDSGADKMYSGIRKQIEAGRQVYIVYPLIKESEKSDLKNLEEGYNYVKNLFKEYEVCMVHGKMNSSEKEEEMQKFASGKAKIMVATTVIEVGVDVPNASVMVIENAERFGLAQLHQLRGRVGRGAEQSYCILKTTHKLSENSRKRLDIMCKTNDGFEIAEADLKLRGPGDMEGTQQSGMAFNLKIANITRDAQILQLARDCASRVLENDPDLSQPEHLILKLRLDKLFKRIVNFGLVG; encoded by the coding sequence ATGTCGGAATTTTCTAAAATCGATATTAAATTTCTTGCCGGCGTTGGACCTAAACGTGCCGAAATTCTAAAAAAAGAGATTGGTGTTGCAACTTACGAAGATTTGTTGTACTACTTTCCTTATAAATATATTGACCGCAGTAAAGTTTTTAAAATCAACGAGATTGACGGTAATTTTCCATACATTCAGATTGAAGGTGAGATTATCTCATACGAAGAGGTTGGAACAGGCAGAGCAAAACGATTGAGTGCCACATTCTCGGATGGCACTGGAACAATTGAGTTAGTTTGGTTTAAAGGTACAAAATATATTAAAGAGAGCTACCGACTTGGAACTAAATATACGGTATTTGGGAAACCTGCCCAATATGGTTCTAAAATATCTATTGCCCACCCCGAGATAGACAAAGTTGATCCTGTCACAGAACGCAAACACTCTCTTCAAGGGTATTATAGTACCACCGAAGAGATGAAGAAGAAATTCATTAACTCCAAAGTTATTTCAAAACTTGTTGAGAGCATCTTTAAAAGTTTGAAAGTTCCTATCTTTGAAACCATATCGATAGATGTGGCAAAAGAGTGCAACCTTGTCAATATTAATGACGCTTTAAGAAACATACACTTCCCAAAGTCAAACGAAGATTTACAGAAAGCAAGTTTCAGACTTAAATTTGAGGAACTTTTTTATATTCAACTTAACATACTGCGATATATGAAGTTGAGAGAGAGAAGTTTGAATGGGTTTAAGTTTAAGAGAATTGGAGATAATGTAAATAACTTTTACAAGTATTGCCTACCCTTTGAACTCACCAATGCTCAAAAGAGAGTTATTAAGGAGATTAGATATGATATGGGTAGTGGCAAGCAGATGAACAGATTATTACAAGGAGATGTTGGTAGTGGCAAAACTCTCGTGGCTATTATGAGTATGCTGATTGCTGCTGATAATGATTTTCAGGCCTGTATTATGGCTCCCACTGAAATTCTGGCTACTCAACATTATGAGAATATCAAACGACTTCTCTCTGGCTTAAACATTAATATTGCTCTACTTACCGGTTCAACAAAGAAAAGCGAAAGAGATGCTATTGACAAGGGATTAAAAGATGGTACTATTAATTTTATTGTTGGTACGCACGCTCTTATTGAAGATAATGTAATTTTCAAGAATCTTGGTTTGGTTATTGTTGATGAGCAACACCGCTTTGGTGTTGTTCAGAGATCGAAGCTTTGGAAAAAAAATAACCAACCTCCTCATATTTTAGTTATGACCGCAACTCCTATTCCTCGCACATTGGCAATGACTCTGTATGGAGATTTGGATGTATCGGTTATTGACGAACTCCCTCCGGGTAGAAAACCTATCTCCACTATTCTTAGATTTGATTCTGGTGCCGACAAAATGTATAGCGGTATTAGAAAACAGATTGAAGCCGGAAGGCAGGTATATATTGTTTACCCCTTAATTAAGGAGAGCGAGAAGAGCGACTTGAAGAATCTTGAAGAGGGTTATAACTACGTTAAGAACCTGTTTAAGGAGTACGAGGTATGTATGGTGCATGGCAAGATGAATAGTTCAGAGAAGGAGGAGGAGATGCAGAAATTTGCATCCGGCAAGGCTAAGATTATGGTTGCCACCACAGTTATTGAGGTTGGAGTAGATGTACCCAATGCATCTGTTATGGTTATTGAAAATGCCGAGAGGTTTGGACTTGCTCAACTTCATCAACTTAGAGGTAGAGTTGGCAGAGGAGCAGAACAGTCGTATTGTATTCTTAAAACCACACACAAACTTAGCGAAAACTCTCGCAAACGTTTAGATATTATGTGCAAGACAAACGATGGTTTTGAGATTGCTGAAGCCGACCTTAAATTGAGAGGTCCGGGCGATATGGAGGGAACTCAACAGAGCGGAATGGCTTTTAACTTAAAGATTGCAAACATTACTCGCGATGCTCAAATTTTGCAGTTGGCAAGAGATTGTGCAAGCAGAGTGTTAGAAAATGACCCCGACTTATCTCAACCCGAACATCTTATTTTAAAGCTTAGGCTTGATAAACTATTTAAACGCATCGTAAACTTTGGTTTAGTAGGATAA